The segment CGGGCGCAGGACGGTGCGGCGGGCCTGCGGCAGGGCGAGCACCGCGAGGAGGACCAGTCCGGCCGGTACGGCGACGAGCAGCCCCACCAGCGCGGTCAGCGCCCCGGCCGCCAGCCCCGCGACGGCCCGCGCACCCCGCAGCGCGAGCCGCCGCGGCGACGCCTCGCGCCCCGCTCCGGCGGGTCCGGAGCCCTCGGCACTTCCGGCGCTGCCGGTGCCGCCTGTCCCTGTCATGTCCGTCACGCCCCCTCTGACCGTTGCGTCCCCCGGGTCTGTCCCGATCTCGTCCGGATCCTTCCCGGGGCCCCGGCCCCACCGGCGTAAGGCGACTACGCTAGCCAGTGCGCCTCCACGGCACACTGCGGTAAACCGCAGGTCAGTGTGTGGGGGTCTTCAGACTGTCTTCAGCTCGCATTCATTACCTTTGAGGCATGGACCCCATGATCGTGACCGCCGCCGCGCCGATCGAGAGCAGTGCTCCGGGCTGGATCAACAGCCTGATGGACACGCTCGGCGCACCGGGTGCTGGCATCGCCATTGCCCTGGAGAACCTCTTTCCACCGCTCCCCAGTGAAGTGATTCTTCCGCTCGCCGGCTTCGCGTCCAGCACGGGTCAGATGAACCTCTACGCGGCGCTGATCTGGACCACGATCGGTTCGGTCGTCGGAGCGTGGGCGCTGTACGGGGTCGGGGCGGCGCTCGGCCGTGACCGTACGGTGGCGATCGCGTCGAAGCTGCCGCTGCTGAAGGTCTCCGACATCGAGAAGACGGAGGCCTGGTTCATCAAGCACGGTCCGAAGGCCGTCTTCTTCGGGCGCATGATCCCGATCTTCCGTTCGCTGATATCCGTCCCCGCCGGGGTGGAGCGGATGTCGCTCCCGCTGTTCCTGGGGCTGACGACGCTCGGCAGCGCGATCTGGAACACCGTCTTCGTCATGGCCGGGTATCTGCTCGGCGAGAACTGGGAGTCCGTGACGGGGTACGTCTCC is part of the Streptomyces qinzhouensis genome and harbors:
- a CDS encoding DedA family protein; translated protein: MIVTAAAPIESSAPGWINSLMDTLGAPGAGIAIALENLFPPLPSEVILPLAGFASSTGQMNLYAALIWTTIGSVVGAWALYGVGAALGRDRTVAIASKLPLLKVSDIEKTEAWFIKHGPKAVFFGRMIPIFRSLISVPAGVERMSLPLFLGLTTLGSAIWNTVFVMAGYLLGENWESVTGYVSTYSKLVLVGAALAVVGFFVVRLLKSGPGSRRRA